The genome window GCTTTGTTGTTCATTCTGTCATAAAGCTCCTGTCCTTGGGTTTTATTGGCACGCTCTCTGGAGATGTTAAGCCCCTCGGAGCAGGCAGGCGTCTGAGCCCTCGGGGAATACCATCACTTACACCACTAACATTTTGACAAGCGATTTCTGGAGAGTTTCATTTAGACAACGGTAGACAGAAAACCACTTTGTAgccacatttaacacatgtttaTTATGAATCCAAAAACAAACGTATACTGAACAGTTTTAATTCCAGTAAATAGACAAGAGTCACAGTATGTTGAAAGGTCGGTTGACAGCTGGCTTTTGAATGTTcataagtgaataataaacaaTACAAGAGAACAGCGTCACCTGTGTCATGCATTTAATTGTTATTGGCTGGGGATGTGCAACAAATGGCACCAAGCAGGGCAGTCGTGTTCAGCTTCCTTATCTGTTGATCGCTTTCGTTGCAATCAAAAGACGATACGAAAATGTGCCCATTTAAGACAGCATTGTGCTGGAAATACAATGAAAAAAGGCCAAAAACAAATTGCATTATGTACAAAATATATAGAACTCACCTGACAGGAGCTGGAAGGTGAGTGAGAACAAGTTCAACGTTCCACTAGATCACTTTAATCCTTGATACTTAACCCAGAGATGCAGCTTCTCTCACAGAGCCCAGGTGAATCCACTTAACATgtgctgctgaaatgttactgGGCCAAACTAAATCCCTTTGTTACTGACTAGACTATACAGCAGtccaaaccaaaatgtaatttccAAATGAACATAACAAACAGGATATCAATTTGCTCATTTACAGGTGTGTTGTTGGATAGCAGGCTGTGTCCTTTTTACAACATTGACACCAATCCTCTGCTCGGACAGATTACAATATTTCTGTGCAGCGACGCCCGGCTTTAGTGCGATCTGTTGGAGATTTTTGGTTCACTCTTTGCAGGATTAGGGCTTTATTAAAACCAACAAGGATTAATAAGCATAGAATGGCCAACAGACCGGAAACTATGGAAGCCCTTTGTTGCCAGGAAAAGAAGAAGAGAATATAAAAAGAAATTTATGATTACATTTAAAATCATCAACAAAGTCAGAGAGATATTAAGTCAGACCTTTGATATATTATTATCTTAGACCTGAGTTAATGTATCAACAAATTGACATTTTGAAATTCTTTAAATAGTAAATCAAGAATTTGAGCTTGGACCGCATCATTTTGTTGAAAAAATGATTTGAATAAAGCATTTAAACTAGTTATTAAATCTAATCATTTACCAACTAGGAATCTTTAAACATATAGATGCCTGTCAAAATGAATTCCATCAAATGTTTGCTTAGTGAGTAAAAAAGGTTTACTTTCCTCACAATTTGGTTAACTCTTTATTTTCCCTTTTCCTGGCAGGCACATGGACTCCGGTAGAAACCACACTGCCAGACCGGTTAGTCTGGCACATTCAAATTTCAGATGATTCAATTCTGTCTATCCACGGCAAACCAGAGGACGGTCTGTCGTCTTGTTTTTCAGCCTCTCTCTCACTCCTCAGCTCTGGCACTTCTCTTTCCAGTGTCCCATTTCTGctccctcctcctgctcctcctgctcctcctgctcctccctcTTGCTCTCTGCCTGCCCTCAGCTGGTGCAGCTCCTTCTCCAGCGCCTCGTTGCGGTAGTACATCTCTAAGTAGCTGGCCTGCAGCTCCTTCTGGTAGCGGATGACCTTGTCCTTTTCTGTCTGCCATGTCTGCCTCTCTTCTTCGAAAGCCATGGCCTGGCCCTCGCTCTGGCGTCTCTCCAGCAGGAGCTCTGCGCGGAGACGCTCCTCTGTGGGGCCCCCGCAGACTCCTGCAAGCAAGAGGTTCACATGGCTTCAACTACAGGCCAACAGAGCCGTAGGgggaatataatacaaatacacgGGCTGCTTTTAAATGGGCTGCTCCTGACCTGGTTAGTCAAATAACCAGATTTTGGTTCCAAGTATGTAGACTTCATGAATCTAAAATAACTCAAGACAAGTTACAGTTGTGTTGATAAGAAACACGGCTTTAATGTCTTAATCGCTGAGATAAAACAGGCATCCGTGACATATAATTATCTTGCTTCAACTTGGGATCTGCAGGCTTTAGCAGGTTTGTTCTTTCTGAGGTTGACAGGTTGTGAAAGAAAATGCAATTGTGTTTTTGTAAAGTCTTTTGGGAGGACTTGCTTTGTCAACAAATTAACTTAACTCTTATCTGTGCTTGTGCTATGACTCAAGTGAGTTGTATTCCTACGAACCATCAAAGAGAGTGCAAACATTGCCATACGACACAACTAAGAGACAGAATCATAAATCTACCTGTTGCCCCAGCTGAAGGATTCTCCTCCGCTCCTTTTCCGTCCTCATGTGCAGGCTGAGAGGAGCACCTGCGACGCTGCGTCCCCTGCAGGACCAGCTTCAGTGCATCCATCTGGCCCTCTTTGTTGCGCAGATCTGTGCGCGTCTCCCTGAGCTCCGTCTTCAGCTGGAAGATCTCACTCAGCTTCTGGGTCACCTCCGCCTGGGAGTCCCTCAGCTGCTGCTTCAGCAGGGAGATCTCCCCTGACTTCTGGCAAACCTGAGAGAAAATAAGTGAGAAATACACATTTTACTGACTCTTCAAACCTGTTTGTACTCATTTTAACATCCACTGTCCCCTGTAATCACTACTTTCTAAGGGTTTCTCTCTGCCATAAAGTGTCCCCCCCCTTCCCTGTCCCTGTCCTCCCAAGGCCGTACCTCCCACTGCGTCTCCTCCAGAGTAGGACTGGTTCTCTTCACCATGGCTCCAGCCTCCTGGCTCCTTTCTCTGTTCCGGCCGTCGAGCTCCTCTTGCAGTCGGTTCTTCTCCTGCTGGGCCTTAAACAGCTGCAACTGCAAGGTGCGCTGAGAGCGCTGGGCATGCTGGGAAACCTGGCGCAGCTTGGCAGCATACAGGTGTTTCAGCTCGTCCACCTCCTTCTCCCACAGACGCTGTTTCCCTTCGAAAACCTGCATGCAGACACCAGATAGGGGTCGGACTTCAAAAGAAAGGCAGGTTGATGTATAGATTGATGATAAAGAACAATACACAATCAAACTCACCTGGGCGATGGCGCCCTCACTCTCATCTAGGTTTCTCTTCATCTGTTTCAGCTCGTGCTCTTTCTCCACCAGCCGCTCCTCCAGATCACGGACCTGGAAAGGCAACATTAAGGAATCAGCCATCTGTAAATCATTCCGACCTGCTCCTCCATTCTCCCTTCTCTGCAGTACTCACCACTTCCTCCACGGACAGGGAGAGAGTCCATTCATAAGGAGGAGGAGCCTCTCCTCCATATGGAGCCAGACGGCTCAGGGTGGCCATGCTCCGACAGGCCATCTCTCCTATGGCCACGCCCCCTGGCCCGACACCCTTCTGGCCCAGAGAGGTGCGGTCCAGGGAGCTGATGGTGTTGATGTGTCCCATAGATGCGCTGGAGTAAAAGAAGAAACCCCCAAAGGCCATTAATATCTCTTACATTATCACCTCCCACAGTCATtaagaatacaaaaataaatcaaagcAACACTTCCTTTGAATACAAAATAGAGCGAAGGAAATGTAGCAGTGGCAAACCTGATGTGAGACAGGTGTGGGCGGAAAGGAGGCCGGTATGGCGGCAGGCTGTTCATGGAGTTATGGCCCGAGTCTGACAGATTATCATCCTCCTGGCTAATCCCACGCACCGAGGAGATGGCCTACACATAATTATACAGTTATTAATCATTGTTATATTAATAGGTTTAGAAGATATTCATTTAGGGAGCAAATAACAGTTCAGTCCACGAAAAGTGTATTGTTTTGCTTCTGTAATCAATCCAcaaagataaaaaaacaaaataccTTGTTACCACTGGATGTTGGTGCTCCATGGCGggagggtgaggaagaggaagaggaggtggagACAGCTTTGGGGACATGGGCGTAAGACCTGTGCAGCCCATTGGAAAGGCCATGGTCCACATCCTCAGACTTGGAAGAGGGATAGAGGTTTTGCATAGAGCTGAAGTTTTTCGGTGTGACAGGCTTGAAGGCAGACCTTAATCGAGCCTGGAGGAAAAGAACCAAGGGGTGGACAAGTTCAGGGCAGTTCAAAGGATCAGAAGATAAGAAGAAAAACATACTCGGAGCAAATGGGGCTGGGCTGCGGAACGATACATCACAGGTGATCTATTAAAGCAAAGCTGTCCCACCCTCTGTGTTCATAGAGTGGATCAATTCAAGCAAAAAAGTGAGATTTGATTGCCGCAATAAATCCAGTAACACAGTCAGGGCAGACTCTGAATCTATGCTGGAGAGCTGGAGGAGGTTTGAGGTTGATTTATGCTGGTAGCAGGCTATGGGGGTGTTGCAGCACGCTGGCAGAGATGTATAAATGTGATACTGATCAATTTAACATCAGCAGGCTGTATATCATTcatacaaagaaacacaaagggACGCTGTGCCTGAATCTGTGACTTGGTCCCTTTGCTTTAGTAGCCTCGATGCAACAGGGTTTCCACACATAGAccttacttgggcgggccgcccaggtatattaacgtccgccaaagtatatttcgcgacccatttaggtttaacttttttttatacGTCCGCGAGCACGACGCCAcatgcgatcgattaactacccctcctgtacctgttcgctttGTATCGCGTGAAGGATCTGCTTTACGCGCTCCGCAATAACTCCGCTGCGAGGCACCGGCGAACAGTTAATGAGCGTGCCCAACCCCGCCCCCCCCGTTGATGTGCGTATTCCTCTAGCAACGCCCCCCCTACCGCGACAagtatttcagatctgtgggaaacactgtgtAAGGTGTATTCATGTCGTCATACATTCATCGCACACATGTATTGAAGTACATTTTGAATTGGAAATAGGACTACTTCACTTcacttgtttttttgtttgccaTGGTACTTATGCTTCCCCAACATTTCAGGAAAATATAGTACTTTTTTACCAACGGTTCAAAGTAACTACTGTAAGTACATTTAATcaaatactgtacttaagtaagaTGTTGAGGGACTTGTACTTTACCTGAATATCAATCTTTTTTGTACCTTTAGtaacagatttggattaatgatgtgaaatataatcaacacttaaataatactttctttacacctggagtaaatgcACAAGCTACCTTGGAAAAAAGTATCCTCTAAAGTTTAGAGGATACTTTTTTGAACAACAATATTATTTACCTTTTCATACTTGCCCGCACTTGGCAGGGAGTTCTTAGTCAAATCTATTTCTGTGCCGTCTTTATGGTACACCTTGGCGTATAAATTGTCCTCCTCACGGCCAGGGATAACGTCCTTCTTCCCGTCAGCGCCTGCTTTAGGCTCTCTCCTGTTTAGAAACAGACTAGGTCAAGTCCTGGCACGTTTTGCATTAGCTTCCAGACTACTTCGCCTTCATGTGAAACAGCAACACTCACCTGGTGATGTTGAGGTAGTTGAGCAGCTCTCTCTGGGTGAAGCCTTTCTTCAGGAGGCCGTTGGTCTGTTTGGGTCTCACCTGTGGAACTGCACGGCTGCTTTTAGTCGGAGACAGGTCCGGCCTCTCCACCAGACTGCCTACACTTCCCATGCCGCAACGGGACGAGAGGGGCAGCGGGTTACGGAAGGTTTTTTTGGGGCCACGGGTCAGAGGAAGTGTTTGGACTGAGGTTGCCATTGGTTACAGGGCTCGGTGGGGGGGTAAGGTGCTCTGTGAAAAAGAAAGAGGGAAATTAAGTCAGAAGatctatatctatatctatctcTGTTGAGATATTCCCTACTTGTTGGTAAATTGTGTTTTAAATAACGTGTTTATTCTTGGCTTTTTAGGCATTATAGATCTGTTCAGTTAAGTTGAAAAAGTAAAATTAAATGATAAATGACCAAGGATGACATcttcaaatgtcttgttttgtccatAATCCAAAGACCTTTATTGTGCTGTCATTGGACTACACAGGGACCTGGAAATATACACATTTGAGAGTCTAGGATATTTCAGGGTATTTCACTAAAAACACATAATAACTTTATGGTTGTGATAGATGAAAGGTCAGGGAATCACCAAATTCTGTATGCCTCATCCTCCGGGGACCATACATCTTTGTCCAGAATTTAATAAATATTCATCCAATACTTGAGATATTTTAGTCTAGACTAAAGTAGAGAACTGACCGGCAATGCCATCAAGTCGCTAGCGTGGCTAAAAGATTAAGCTCTTAGTCTATCCTCCTTTGCTAAAATGGACTCCACCTCTTTCATCTCTACTGGATGTTGATCTTTGAAAGAATAGCATGGGCTGACTGACGTTACATCAGCTGTGTTTCTCTGTAACGACAGCTGCTTCAGAGCACAGCTAGAACAACTGAGCTTCCCACAACATCGAAGCAAAGAAAAAcactaaaaacacacacacacaaaaacacacacacacacacacacacacacacacacacacacacacacacacacacacacacacacacacacacacacacacacacacacacacacacacacacacacacacacacacacacacacacacacacacacacacacacacacacacacacacacacacacaaattgacCTTTATGAAAAACATTTTCAAGGAAAACAATGGATGTAAATTGATGTCTTTATAAAGAAGACCAATCCCAAACTAATTTGAAAATATGTATTTCATAATGTAGTTGTAACATCCCTCTTGCCTCTCAAGAGCTCTTGTTATTCTTTCCCAACAGGCAAATCAAAAGACAACAGGATCATGTTAATCTGGTGGGGTCATGTTGTTTAATTCTAAGGCAGGGCAGTATATGTCACTTCACACTACAACGTAACTATAATCCAACCAATAAAACAGggcttattattttttttaaaaggttaATAAAACAGACGGAATTGCTTTGGTTACAATTCACATTAGAGATAGTGCATCAGGTTTGGCTGCACCTTATTTTGTTTGCAAATGTCCTGTCTTTCATGAAAATCATTCATGTACCATTCTTTCAGTTTTGCATCACAAAACTAGCACGGCCTCAATACATAACATACAGAGCTGGAGTTTTCTGTTAGTAATGCAACATTTTGTTGAAAAAAACCCCCCAAAACAATACAATGACTCATATGTTCTCTTGACTTTTTTAAAAACCTGTTGCCAAGTTACTTCAAACACCTACATAAGAGGCACTATTGTTTTATCAATTTAAGTTTGAGCTGCAGTAAATCTTCCGTCTAATCACTCACATATTCCCGCCCTTCCTTCTTTCATACAACCTCATTAAGGCTCTCTATTGATTTCACCCCGTTGACCCTCTCTCTTCCCATGCATAACCCCCCCAGCAGCCGTAAAACATTCCAGAAACcataaaacacacaaacacgccGCAGTCTCTCCAGCTATAAACAGGGCCCGAGGGCCGGCTGATGTGGCACTGGTAGAACAGGTAGGGTTTAAAGGGCCATACCACACGTTTTGCTTCTTTCAGTCCATTATATGCAATACTAAACAACTTTAAAATGAATTTCCTAACTTAGAACTGTTGCTTTGTATACATGTATTATATTTTGAAGATAAACAGAGAGGCTTAAAATTGCTTCAGTTTAGTGATCACGAGAACACCTTATTTAGGTAATGCATTTGCCAACTGTGTGCATTCAAGGACATCTGATATTTGAGAAATTGCTGCCAAGTATGActcttcaagtaaaagtatgttGTTGTCGCAAGATGCAACCTGGAGGACGGCCAATAAACCAGTTTCAGGTTGGTCACTGCAAGTATTATTTTATGAAGAACCATTACATTTACTTGGGAACTTTTTTCAGTAAAATTCATGATTTTGAAGGAAACATTCAACCTCCCTGACTCCCAGTACGCAAGTTTATCTTGCTGTCACACAGTAATATACTATGGATGAGCAGAGACGCATGCAGTGACACCCTGGGATCTCCTTTTGTTTCTTATCCAATGATATTAACATTTATTAAGGGCATTGCACTGCTGGGCTCGACAGTTATAACAATTATGAAAATGGTTAAATAGGCAGAGAGAGCCGAGCTCCAGCCTACTCCTCTCCGGCTCTCAGCCAGGCCCACATCAAAGCAGCACAAGCTGCTCATGTTTTTATTCATGAGGTACTATCTCTCCCAATGTAAAACTCTCCACTAAAGCATCCGGCTCCTAATAAGCCTATATAATGCAGGCTGAGGAAAGAAACCTGATATCAATGACGATgaatataatcaaatataatgtgATAACCTAACTAGTGCTGTTCTACAGGAAGTCTTTGTTTGTTTCAAGTGAGAGTAAAACATGATGGATATGAGTCAGTGCAGGTCacgctgactgtgtgtgtgtttgacacCACATGAATAAATCATGAGTATGCCAACCTAATGGCCACTGGCCAAGGTCTGACACAGTATTTTTAGGTACAGTATTTTCCTCCGTTGTGCCTCGTATCTGCCAAAGACATGAGAGGCCAATCGATGTTTGACGGGAAACTGGGGCTGAGGTGGGGGGGGCTGAGGCCAAGCAATTCCTTTTGGGTAGATAGGAGGGTACAAATCCTTTTAGGCTGCAACCACAAATCTTGCAGGACTGAAGAAATCTTGCATCCAGTTGTTTTCCATAATTGCCTTCTAGTTTATGGGCCCCGAGTAAACCAGGACACACAGCGAGATTTACAGCCCAGCCACGAGTAACCATGGGGCCCAGAAATGCAACACACATCtttaaatcacacacacatacacacataaacacatcaaaGCTGTGATCTCTACCACCCTTGAACAGCTATGGTCTAATTGAAAAGTGCTCTGTTCTTGATTAATGTTTCCTTCAAAGCTGTGACAAGCCTTTTTAAAAGCTGCTAACTTTGATCAAGTGTAAAAATGTTTAACATCAGTGTATCACAACGCTGCataggaaacaggaaacagtgCCGTTCACATTTACCTGCATTTACTGCTGGCATTGAAGCCTCTTTGAAAAGTGAATGCTGTGAACTGgagctctaaagggaaattagtCCAGGAATGGAGCACATTTATTGACTATATCTGGTAAGCACACCTTTACAGCGGGAATGTAGCGGAGCATCAATATAATCATACCCTATGGGACTACACAGCTTGTCTAAAAACAGGAGAAGGCTGATACTGAATACTGCGATTCCCAAACAAAAAGAGGTATACATTCTTCATATTTAAGTCAATGCTGTACATTCCTTGGGACATAGCGCAGCGCAGATCTGGTCTAAAAGCTGTCAGTGAGGCGACCCTAACTCATCTAGAAAACCATACAGCTGCCACTTTACAATAACcacaaagaaaacaaaacatGCAGTTTCAAGGACGCTCTCTCCTAAAATATTGTAATCAGGTGTCCTACAGGGAAAACAAAGCTTTCAATGAAATGCTTGAGCATGAAGAGGGGACATTTTCAAACCCTCAGAGAGACAAAGGTTAGCACTGGGACGGAGACAGAGAAGAGAAGGACGGCGAAGCCAAATTCCAAAGATGCTTTACACAACACAAGCTCAGGCTCGTCAGTTTGATGCACCAGGCGCTCACTCCCACGGGTGCTCACTCAcacttgtgtgtgtgcaggtcacTCAACACAGCCCCGAAAAAAGCAAATGCACGGCTCGCAGCTCCAGATCCTCTCTGCCCTCTTCGCTCAGCGCTCTCCCTCCCCTGATCCACCATCAACGTTTGTTTACATTTGTGGGGTAACTTTGCAGGTTACATCTAAAACGCCCACACAGCGCACACCGTTACATTATATAAGCCTTTCCAAAGCTGTGCACAAGTTTTCACAGCTGTTAGTTGTGTAAAACATTACACTACGATTACCAAATCAGCCACTGGCCTTATTTAATCTATTCCACAGAGAGCTGCAGTATTGTATTTAACTCCTGCACTGCCATGCAAGGATATGAAGTTTGGTTTGTTGTAGTGTCAGAGATGTATCATGATAAGGTAGACTCTTCTGCCATATTTAAAAGCCAGACCTGGAAATGTATGCACATTACATACGCAATGATTTCTGAGAATTGTGACGCAAAGAAACCAGAGGAGTGTCTTCTTCTTACCAAACATGTTGCCAAAATAAAACACAACTGCCCCCACAGACTGACAGGTTTAATGCCTCTCCAGAGGACAGACTTTGTTTGTTATGCAAGGACGGTTAGATTTAGAAAGAGGCTTACTTTTTGTTATACTGGTCTTTCTACGTCAacataatatgtatttttataaggACCTACATTCATGTTCCTGGCTTGTTGACTATAAAAAACCTCAGTAAGAAACCTTTATGTAGGAATGCATCAGCATGTTTTCAGTTTTTTTGTTCAGTCTGGATTccaagtaccgtacttttcggactataagccgcgactttttcccccatttttttttttacagctaACAATctctagggaacctcctaaatctatggattttacaggtaaaattaaccacctttaacactatgggctctatgaccggtccgcgcccgccacctttaagcggcgggctccagcaggaaaagctggaggccggaaaagagtgagacaggtagcgcgccaaagtaaaagtggaaccgagagacagaacgagagcaagacagacggacaatttagctgctggataatatgcaggtgcgctttatagtccgacaaGTACGGTAACAATCAGATACCAGTGGTTGATCGGGATCATTCTTTTATGAAAAGTTTGATCACTGCAACTATTTTTGATTGCAAACCCACAAAGTTTGCGTAATTTATGTCTATGACAAgaacataaaaacaaataatCATCTTCAGCCACAAAACCAGTAAGATGTTAAATCAGTGCAACTGTTCAGAAAACAGGGATACATTACCCCAAAGAGAAATGGACATACTGAAGGACTTGTTTATACCTCAGAGATCACAAAATGTATTTCATGTAAAAAGGAACATTCTAGTCTGACTTGTAACTGATACAGTAGAGTTTCAACTTTATAAAtctgtcagcagcagcaggatgagCTGTGCCCGAGGCCGACTAGGAAGGAACCATCCTGGATGTGAAGCAAAGG of Pseudochaenichthys georgianus chromosome 10, fPseGeo1.2, whole genome shotgun sequence contains these proteins:
- the n4bp3 gene encoding NEDD4-binding protein 3-A; amino-acid sequence: MATSVQTLPLTRGPKKTFRNPLPLSSRCGMGSVGSLVERPDLSPTKSSRAVPQVRPKQTNGLLKKGFTQRELLNYLNITRREPKAGADGKKDVIPGREEDNLYAKVYHKDGTEIDLTKNSLPSAGKYEKARLRSAFKPVTPKNFSSMQNLYPSSKSEDVDHGLSNGLHRSYAHVPKAVSTSSSSSSPSRHGAPTSSGNKAISSVRGISQEDDNLSDSGHNSMNSLPPYRPPFRPHLSHISASMGHINTISSLDRTSLGQKGVGPGGVAIGEMACRSMATLSRLAPYGGEAPPPYEWTLSLSVEEVVRDLEERLVEKEHELKQMKRNLDESEGAIAQVFEGKQRLWEKEVDELKHLYAAKLRQVSQHAQRSQRTLQLQLFKAQQEKNRLQEELDGRNRERSQEAGAMVKRTSPTLEETQWEVCQKSGEISLLKQQLRDSQAEVTQKLSEIFQLKTELRETRTDLRNKEGQMDALKLVLQGTQRRRCSSQPAHEDGKGAEENPSAGATGVCGGPTEERLRAELLLERRQSEGQAMAFEEERQTWQTEKDKVIRYQKELQASYLEMYYRNEALEKELHQLRAGREQEGGAGGAGGAGGGSRNGTLEREVPELRSEREAEKQDDRPSSGLPWIDRIESSEI